From the Streptomyces nigrescens genome, one window contains:
- a CDS encoding serine hydrolase domain-containing protein, which produces MPQPRPARRRTRVASTATAVLLSLTAAAVPAQAATAPAPGAHAAAGTTAHPGHLDHKALDEKLAAVHTAGMYGSYAAVREGRDAWRGAAGVADIATKRPVGPQMRQRVGSITKALTSVAVLQQVGAGRIDLDDPIARYLPDLVPGERGRQITVRMLLNHTSGIADYIPGAFPSLLKGSTESIDANRHRHFDPEELVRFGLQAPPTGKPGEKWSYANTNYVIAGMLLQKVTGENPEEYITRNVIRKAGLKHTYFPASARISGPHSKMYESFFGLITPARDYSTYDLSWAGTAGALVATMEDVNDFYRALLTGKLLAPAELRQMQTTVEAKDEKGDVLMHYGLGIAAIDTVCGRFWGHTGSVWGAETVTYSTPDGKRQMTIGFNRAKYQQVDATGHIKPGPIDAAIGAFQAKAMCDNDVPAEPGTEPGPSAPPATPAPKTLAEQPLPLTQPRTLVSPGR; this is translated from the coding sequence ATGCCCCAGCCTCGCCCGGCCCGCCGTCGTACCCGGGTCGCCTCTACCGCCACGGCCGTTCTGCTCTCGCTGACGGCAGCGGCGGTGCCCGCACAGGCCGCAACCGCCCCCGCGCCCGGCGCCCACGCCGCCGCGGGAACGACGGCCCACCCGGGCCATCTCGACCACAAGGCACTGGACGAGAAGCTGGCGGCGGTGCACACAGCAGGTATGTACGGCAGCTACGCGGCCGTCCGGGAGGGCAGGGACGCATGGCGGGGCGCGGCCGGTGTCGCCGACATCGCCACCAAACGCCCGGTCGGGCCGCAGATGCGGCAGCGCGTGGGCAGCATCACCAAGGCGTTGACCTCCGTCGCCGTACTACAGCAGGTCGGCGCGGGCCGGATCGATCTGGACGACCCCATCGCCCGCTACCTCCCCGACCTCGTCCCCGGTGAACGCGGCCGGCAGATCACCGTCCGCATGCTGCTCAACCACACCAGCGGCATCGCCGATTACATACCCGGCGCCTTTCCCTCCCTCCTCAAGGGGAGCACCGAGAGCATCGACGCCAACCGTCACCGGCACTTCGACCCCGAGGAACTGGTCCGCTTCGGCCTGCAGGCGCCACCCACGGGCAAGCCCGGCGAGAAGTGGTCCTACGCCAACACCAATTACGTCATCGCGGGGATGCTGCTGCAGAAGGTCACCGGCGAGAATCCTGAGGAGTACATCACCCGCAACGTCATCCGTAAGGCCGGGCTGAAGCACACCTACTTCCCGGCCTCTGCACGGATATCCGGGCCGCACTCCAAGATGTACGAATCCTTCTTCGGGCTGATCACCCCGGCCCGCGACTACAGCACGTACGACCTGTCCTGGGCCGGCACCGCCGGGGCGCTGGTCGCGACAATGGAGGACGTGAACGACTTCTACCGGGCACTGCTGACCGGCAAGTTGCTCGCCCCCGCCGAACTCCGCCAGATGCAGACCACCGTCGAGGCCAAGGACGAAAAGGGCGATGTGCTGATGCACTACGGCCTCGGCATCGCCGCGATCGACACCGTGTGCGGGCGCTTCTGGGGACACACCGGCTCGGTGTGGGGCGCCGAGACGGTGACGTACTCGACGCCCGACGGCAAGCGCCAGATGACGATCGGGTTCAACCGCGCCAAGTACCAGCAGGTCGATGCGACGGGGCACATCAAGCCGGGGCCGATCGACGCCGCGATCGGAGCCTTCCAGGCGAAGGCGATGTGCGACAACGATGTGCCCGCCGAGCCGGGCACCGAACCGGGACCGTCCGCGCCCCCGGCCACACCCGCACCGAAGACTCTCGCGGAGCAGCCCCTCCCGCTCACCCAGCCGCGGACTCTGGTATCGCCGGGCCGCTGA
- a CDS encoding DUF6192 family protein: MSLAPELIRRGRELVKRESQLQFILGDLVQEVAPVDAPLPQRERALDGFADALQMSPDTLRRYRRVAAAWPHDKRSKGASWSVHAILASHPRRFDLIGHPPPRGPRWWTCEAAQTAMSAQAAEGESPGATQV; this comes from the coding sequence ATGAGTCTTGCACCAGAGTTGATACGACGCGGACGAGAGTTGGTTAAGCGGGAGAGCCAACTGCAGTTCATTCTTGGGGATCTTGTCCAGGAAGTGGCACCTGTGGACGCCCCGTTGCCTCAGCGCGAGAGAGCGCTGGACGGCTTTGCTGACGCTCTCCAAATGTCGCCTGACACCTTGAGGCGGTATCGACGGGTGGCGGCCGCGTGGCCCCATGACAAGCGCAGCAAAGGCGCTTCCTGGAGTGTGCACGCCATCTTGGCTTCCCACCCGCGCCGTTTTGACCTCATCGGGCATCCGCCGCCCCGTGGGCCAAGGTGGTGGACTTGTGAAGCTGCCCAAACAGCCATGAGTGCGCAGGCAGCGGAAGGCGAGTCACCTGGGGCGACTCAGGTTTAA
- a CDS encoding DUF6192 family protein: protein MTIPAGYSKSEWSKYVRKGRALVKRQSGIQFELGDTVIDMLQGHKRGHGEVTDVIELYANQIGINPNTLRYYYYVSGQWPEEKRRSDVSFSVHAALAATRSRFVKIRKDPLDPFTKERHWTYNEALRAADNSKPQTPTNRTERFERARTLLGGDEDTAEAVGEMLEQRPELTHRLVADPRTRHLLRKAQYEHWRQVDEETAAEAELTPEEEEVEEEEAPAKVSYQDAPMEILQLLGSFASFFVSFQRIIPQIHSQDYTEDTKEAVLDNITKARSFLDWCETAVKTGKTDMDKALARLLEDEEGE from the coding sequence ATGACTATCCCCGCCGGATACAGCAAATCGGAGTGGAGTAAGTACGTCCGAAAGGGACGCGCGCTAGTCAAGCGACAGTCGGGGATCCAATTTGAGCTGGGCGATACGGTGATCGATATGCTCCAAGGTCACAAACGGGGCCATGGAGAGGTCACCGATGTCATCGAACTCTACGCAAACCAGATCGGCATCAACCCCAACACGTTGCGCTACTACTACTACGTTTCCGGTCAATGGCCAGAAGAGAAGCGGCGCTCTGACGTGTCATTTTCCGTGCACGCAGCACTAGCCGCCACACGAAGCCGGTTCGTTAAGATCCGGAAAGACCCGCTGGACCCGTTCACCAAGGAACGGCACTGGACGTACAACGAGGCCCTCCGGGCCGCGGACAACTCCAAGCCTCAAACGCCAACAAATCGCACGGAGCGCTTTGAGCGTGCTCGCACCCTTCTGGGCGGCGATGAGGACACCGCCGAAGCAGTGGGCGAGATGCTCGAACAGCGCCCTGAGCTGACGCATCGGTTGGTAGCCGATCCGCGTACACGGCACCTCCTACGCAAGGCTCAGTACGAACACTGGCGCCAGGTGGATGAGGAGACCGCGGCGGAAGCTGAACTCACTCCCGAGGAAGAAGAGGTCGAAGAAGAAGAGGCGCCGGCCAAGGTCTCCTACCAGGACGCCCCTATGGAGATCCTGCAACTGCTGGGCAGTTTCGCCTCGTTCTTCGTCTCTTTCCAACGGATTATCCCGCAGATCCACAGCCAGGATTACACGGAAGATACGAAGGAGGCGGTGCTCGACAACATCACGAAGGCCCGCTCGTTCCTTGATTGGTGCGAGACGGCGGTCAAGACAGGTAAGACCGACATGGATAAGGCGCTGGCGCGCTTGCTGGAGGATGAAGAAGGCGAATAA
- a CDS encoding ATP-binding protein, which translates to MRRHSQSFLLVRDPTSVPISRRRLQGLVQKWGLRLDESSDTALTVITSELVTNAVRHGTGTVLSITVSANLSRRRILVEVYDGSLVLPVPHWADSEDESGRGMALIDRLSLCHGAEHTTCGKCVWAEIAMPPQRVTRQRLILRPRRAARAIARRLGAARQPLTPVRAGSRAGRGRHSSAVPHSSSALRPGTRGSATDP; encoded by the coding sequence ATGCGCCGTCACAGCCAAAGCTTCCTTCTGGTCCGCGATCCGACCTCGGTGCCGATCAGCCGTCGCCGTCTCCAGGGTCTGGTGCAAAAGTGGGGGCTCCGCCTCGACGAGTCCTCCGATACCGCACTGACCGTCATCACCTCGGAACTGGTCACCAACGCGGTGCGGCACGGCACCGGCACGGTGCTCAGCATCACGGTGTCCGCCAACCTCAGCCGACGGCGCATCCTGGTCGAGGTCTATGACGGTTCGCTTGTCCTGCCTGTGCCGCACTGGGCGGATTCCGAGGATGAGTCCGGGCGCGGTATGGCGCTCATCGACCGCCTGTCCCTCTGCCACGGGGCTGAGCACACCACCTGCGGCAAATGCGTCTGGGCAGAGATCGCCATGCCCCCACAGCGAGTCACCCGTCAACGGCTCATTCTCCGCCCCCGACGGGCCGCCCGAGCTATCGCCCGCCGTTTGGGCGCAGCCCGCCAACCTCTGACGCCCGTACGCGCAGGAAGCCGTGCTGGTCGCGGGCGCCATTCGTCGGCTGTTCCGCACAGCTCCTCAGCCCTGCGACCTGGTACGCGAGGATCCGCCACAGATCCGTGA
- a CDS encoding class I SAM-dependent methyltransferase, translating into MSYFGVPSVDLLGEQIDALLSAPSTTHGLARALRTTAWEIELHRYHHASQRAWPDGRIDQRPAKVQIGGGAHRIEGFFNIDAVPPADLLWDVREGIPLHDDTVELIFSEHFLEHIDYPRSVKHYVREAHRVLTQDGKIITGVPDAAFALSQYPGPLNPADEMVERWYAKRDCRSDINTQLDLVNLVFRDQDDDPKYTPHLWAYDYEKLVQLFTEAGFATVEPWTFDAKIAKPKRRWGSVYVVATK; encoded by the coding sequence ATGAGTTACTTCGGCGTGCCCTCCGTCGACCTCCTCGGCGAGCAGATCGACGCCCTCCTGAGTGCCCCCTCCACGACCCACGGCCTGGCCCGAGCACTCCGCACCACGGCTTGGGAGATCGAACTCCACCGCTACCACCACGCCAGCCAGCGCGCCTGGCCCGACGGTCGGATCGACCAGAGGCCCGCCAAGGTCCAGATCGGCGGCGGTGCCCACCGCATCGAGGGCTTCTTCAACATCGACGCCGTCCCGCCGGCCGACCTCCTCTGGGATGTCCGCGAAGGCATCCCCCTGCACGACGACACCGTCGAGCTGATCTTCTCCGAGCACTTCCTGGAGCACATCGACTACCCCCGCTCCGTCAAGCACTACGTCCGCGAGGCCCACCGCGTACTCACACAGGACGGCAAGATCATCACCGGTGTCCCCGACGCCGCCTTCGCCCTCAGCCAGTACCCCGGGCCGCTCAACCCCGCCGACGAGATGGTCGAACGCTGGTACGCCAAGCGCGACTGCCGCAGTGACATCAACACCCAACTCGACCTCGTCAACCTCGTCTTCCGTGACCAGGACGACGACCCCAAGTACACCCCGCACCTCTGGGCCTACGACTACGAGAAGCTTGTCCAGCTCTTCACCGAAGCAGGCTTCGCCACCGTAGAGCCGTGGACCTTCGACGCCAAGATCGCCAAGCCGAAGCGTCGCTGGGGGAGTGTCTACGTCGTCGCCACGAAGTAG
- a CDS encoding nucleoside-diphosphate kinase has translation MTEDQAHPVERTLVLLKPDALVRGLAGRIITRFEEAALKIVGTKMKSMDEEFTRRHYFDLEERLGSEVYRVTSTFMQQGPVIALVLEGFDAIATVRKIVGSTYPNQAPAGTVRGDFSHYSAAGSIASGKAVANLVHASGNKEEAQQELELWFDKDELHDYKTLAEIYTY, from the coding sequence ATGACTGAGGATCAGGCACACCCCGTTGAGCGCACGCTCGTCCTGCTCAAGCCCGATGCGCTCGTACGTGGCTTGGCGGGGAGGATCATCACCCGGTTCGAGGAAGCCGCACTGAAGATCGTCGGCACCAAGATGAAGTCGATGGACGAGGAGTTCACCCGGCGCCACTACTTCGATCTGGAGGAGCGGCTGGGGTCGGAGGTCTACCGCGTCACGTCGACGTTCATGCAGCAGGGGCCGGTCATCGCGCTGGTGCTGGAAGGGTTCGACGCCATCGCCACGGTGCGGAAGATCGTCGGCAGCACGTACCCGAACCAGGCGCCGGCGGGGACGGTACGAGGCGACTTCTCGCACTACAGCGCCGCCGGCAGCATCGCCTCGGGCAAGGCCGTGGCCAACCTCGTGCACGCTTCCGGCAACAAGGAGGAAGCGCAGCAGGAGCTTGAGCTGTGGTTCGACAAGGACGAGCTGCACGACTACAAGACCCTCGCGGAGATCTACACCTACTAG
- a CDS encoding NUDIX hydrolase encodes MDVIELWNGRHACLLQSALRLTNEQFAARLGIAVRTVAAWHSDPAVVPRKEMQQLLDTVHEKAPPTARQRFALLVSAERGPSAPGPAGAQALRVAIAVVIRDSEVLLVCRRDDDATGLSWQFPAGVIKPGARAETATVRETLDETGVHCAIRQHLGNRLHPVTGVQCEYFLCEYLAGQATNSDAVENIDVMWVPRNAVTRFIPVDTIFPPVLAVLEEQT; translated from the coding sequence GTGGATGTGATCGAACTCTGGAATGGCCGCCACGCCTGCCTGCTGCAATCCGCCCTGCGCCTCACCAATGAACAGTTCGCGGCCCGGCTCGGTATCGCGGTACGGACCGTGGCGGCCTGGCACTCCGACCCAGCCGTAGTGCCGCGCAAGGAGATGCAACAGCTCCTCGACACCGTCCACGAGAAGGCCCCGCCAACAGCACGGCAGCGGTTCGCGCTCCTGGTCTCCGCTGAACGGGGCCCGTCCGCACCGGGCCCAGCAGGTGCGCAAGCCCTGCGCGTCGCGATCGCCGTGGTCATACGCGACAGCGAAGTGCTGCTGGTCTGCCGGCGAGACGATGACGCAACGGGCCTCAGCTGGCAGTTCCCGGCAGGCGTGATCAAACCAGGTGCCAGGGCCGAGACAGCGACCGTGCGAGAAACGCTGGACGAGACCGGTGTGCACTGCGCGATCCGGCAGCATCTCGGAAACCGGCTTCACCCGGTTACCGGTGTCCAGTGCGAATACTTCCTGTGCGAGTACCTCGCGGGCCAGGCCACCAACTCCGATGCCGTCGAGAACATCGACGTGATGTGGGTTCCCAGAAACGCGGTGACCCGTTTCATCCCCGTCGATACGATCTTTCCACCCGTGCTTGCCGTCCTGGAGGAGCAGACGTGA
- a CDS encoding NUDIX hydrolase has product MTQQTADERPGIAAAIIVHEGRVLMVRRRISEGKLSWQFPAGEVEPGETREDAAVRETKEETGLNVSAVELLGERVHPATGRLMSYTACEVLSGTAHVADTEELAELAWVAHDQIPEYVPYGLFGPVQEYLDATLAS; this is encoded by the coding sequence GTGACGCAGCAGACAGCCGATGAGCGACCCGGCATTGCAGCGGCCATCATCGTGCACGAGGGACGCGTTCTGATGGTCCGGCGCCGGATCAGTGAGGGGAAGCTCTCCTGGCAGTTCCCGGCTGGCGAAGTCGAGCCCGGTGAAACCCGCGAGGACGCCGCCGTGCGGGAGACCAAGGAGGAGACCGGACTGAACGTCTCCGCCGTCGAGCTGCTGGGCGAGCGAGTCCACCCGGCAACGGGCAGGCTGATGTCCTATACCGCCTGCGAAGTGCTCAGCGGAACCGCGCATGTCGCGGACACCGAGGAACTGGCCGAGCTTGCCTGGGTGGCTCACGACCAGATCCCCGAGTACGTCCCGTACGGCTTGTTCGGGCCGGTGCAGGAGTACCTGGACGCCACACTCGCCAGCTAG
- a CDS encoding DUF6221 family protein, with translation MANRLEEIVSDELVAFLRSRLDEDEAVARAAFPGPWVRRDQVAGVHAADATPERPCGSAVADCRRVPGGFGYGTANANHIALHDPVRVLAEVEAKRELLTRYDEPETSGALPESFNRLTRQVQRSLISEAFRCLALPYADHPDYRKEWRP, from the coding sequence GTGGCGAACCGTCTGGAGGAGATAGTGAGCGACGAACTGGTGGCGTTCCTACGATCACGCCTCGACGAGGACGAGGCAGTGGCACGGGCAGCGTTTCCGGGGCCCTGGGTCCGGCGTGACCAGGTCGCTGGCGTACATGCCGCCGACGCAACACCGGAAAGACCCTGCGGGTCAGCCGTGGCCGACTGCCGCAGAGTTCCTGGAGGGTTTGGTTACGGAACCGCCAACGCCAATCACATCGCCCTCCACGACCCGGTCCGTGTACTCGCCGAGGTCGAAGCCAAGCGCGAGCTTCTGACTCGGTACGACGAGCCGGAGACATCGGGAGCTCTGCCCGAGTCATTTAACCGCCTAACGAGGCAAGTTCAGCGAAGCCTGATCAGCGAGGCATTCCGGTGCCTCGCCTTGCCCTACGCCGACCATCCCGACTATCGCAAGGAATGGCGGCCCTGA
- a CDS encoding relaxase/mobilization nuclease domain-containing protein has product MIPKIILGTGPHATRRTIGYLFGKGRANEHTDPHLVASWNDFAPDPGRSPHRNRKDVEDQLAAQLNQPVKMLGDKAPKYTVWHCPVRAAPEDPILTDAQWADIARRIVAAAGIAPDGDEEACRWVAVRHADDHIHIAATLVRQDGKRPKRDHDQRAVQREARTIEVDYGLRRLKPGDGTAAKRPTSKEHFKAKRLGQDAAARDVLRLRVRRAVAAAADEDEFFALLEATDVTVRLKLGPSGDALGCNFALPGDANDEGEPVFYAGSTLAPDLSLPQIRKRLGTTGPEPVTVRPGNPWHQATAATERIPSHLTGSDHSVAQGQLEALGGALDLLSVTAPAAVKADLERAAAAFERATRSRITADRDSARVLRRSIQTIWRDRPQDRDGAGFAMLLDTMLTAVAYAMHWHRTRQHAQQEAAAQQALVHLHTAYAQTAQPVLAGLAHRAPSPQMKRRFAHHFQEAVPEHAERILNDPAWDALATVLAEAEAAGHNAATVLDQALGQRTLDDAHSPARALTWRIRRLGERHAPSPLAQAARARSSRATQPRPTPAPTPLQPRAVASEATRRPPRR; this is encoded by the coding sequence GTGATACCGAAGATCATCCTCGGTACGGGTCCACACGCCACGCGCCGAACGATCGGCTACCTCTTCGGCAAGGGCCGGGCCAACGAGCACACCGACCCGCACCTGGTGGCCTCCTGGAACGACTTCGCCCCCGACCCCGGCCGCAGCCCCCACCGCAACCGAAAGGACGTGGAGGACCAGCTCGCCGCACAACTCAATCAGCCCGTGAAGATGCTGGGCGACAAGGCACCCAAGTACACCGTGTGGCACTGCCCCGTCCGTGCCGCACCCGAAGACCCGATCCTCACCGACGCCCAGTGGGCCGACATCGCCCGCCGGATCGTGGCCGCCGCCGGCATCGCCCCCGACGGGGACGAGGAAGCCTGCCGCTGGGTGGCCGTCCGCCACGCCGACGACCACATCCACATCGCCGCCACCCTCGTCCGCCAGGACGGCAAACGCCCCAAACGCGACCACGACCAGCGCGCTGTCCAGCGCGAGGCCCGCACGATCGAAGTCGACTACGGGCTCAGGCGGCTCAAGCCCGGCGACGGCACCGCCGCCAAGCGCCCCACCAGCAAGGAGCACTTCAAGGCCAAGCGTCTGGGCCAGGACGCCGCCGCTCGCGATGTCCTGCGCCTGCGGGTGCGCCGCGCGGTGGCCGCGGCGGCCGACGAGGACGAGTTCTTCGCCCTGCTGGAGGCGACGGACGTGACCGTACGTCTCAAGCTCGGCCCTTCCGGCGACGCACTCGGCTGCAACTTCGCCCTGCCCGGCGACGCCAACGACGAGGGCGAGCCGGTGTTCTACGCGGGCTCCACCCTCGCCCCCGACCTGTCCCTGCCCCAGATCCGCAAACGCCTCGGCACAACCGGCCCCGAACCGGTCACCGTCCGCCCGGGTAATCCGTGGCACCAGGCAACCGCCGCCACCGAACGCATCCCCAGCCACCTGACCGGCAGCGACCACTCAGTGGCCCAAGGGCAACTGGAAGCGCTCGGCGGAGCACTGGATCTGCTGTCGGTCACCGCACCGGCCGCGGTGAAGGCCGACCTCGAACGGGCCGCCGCTGCCTTCGAGCGCGCCACCCGCTCCCGCATCACCGCCGACCGCGACAGCGCCCGCGTCCTGCGCCGCAGCATCCAGACGATCTGGCGCGACCGGCCCCAGGACAGGGACGGCGCCGGGTTCGCCATGCTCCTGGACACCATGCTCACCGCGGTGGCCTACGCGATGCACTGGCACCGCACCCGCCAACACGCCCAGCAGGAAGCCGCAGCCCAGCAAGCCCTCGTCCACCTGCACACCGCGTACGCACAGACCGCTCAACCGGTCCTGGCCGGCCTCGCGCACCGCGCCCCGAGCCCCCAGATGAAGCGCCGCTTTGCCCACCACTTCCAGGAAGCGGTACCCGAGCACGCCGAGCGCATCCTCAACGACCCCGCCTGGGACGCACTCGCCACCGTCCTCGCCGAGGCAGAAGCCGCCGGACACAACGCGGCCACCGTCCTCGACCAGGCCCTGGGCCAACGCACACTGGACGACGCCCACAGCCCGGCCCGCGCACTGACCTGGCGCATCCGCCGCCTCGGCGAACGCCACGCCCCCAGCCCCCTGGCTCAGGCAGCCAGGGCCCGCAGCAGCCGTGCGACGCAGCCGCGTCCCACTCCGGCTCCCACTCCGCTTCAGCCTCGCGCTGTGGCCAGCGAGGCCACGCGTCGTCCGCCGCGTCGCTGA
- a CDS encoding plasmid mobilization protein has protein sequence MAKASDAEGAPESAGPGEPTEGGTVEQSSNVPQKSAPRRRLRDKQLREHRISPRYNDTELALVKNAAALSRMNPGGYVAECSLAAARADDPTAAVADYRAMVKTLMAANGQLGKIGSNLNQLTRHLNQDGAWPHHDTVQRLLDRVEVSIAELDTAVAQVTEAR, from the coding sequence GTGGCGAAGGCGTCCGACGCCGAGGGGGCACCGGAGTCGGCCGGCCCAGGGGAGCCGACCGAAGGTGGGACCGTCGAGCAGTCGTCGAACGTGCCGCAGAAGTCCGCGCCGCGTCGCCGTCTGCGTGACAAGCAGTTGCGCGAGCACCGCATCTCTCCCCGCTACAACGACACCGAGCTTGCCCTTGTGAAGAACGCCGCCGCCCTCAGCCGCATGAACCCCGGCGGCTACGTCGCCGAGTGCTCGCTCGCCGCCGCCCGCGCCGACGACCCCACCGCAGCCGTCGCCGACTACCGCGCCATGGTGAAAACGCTGATGGCAGCCAACGGACAGCTCGGCAAGATCGGCAGCAACCTCAACCAGCTCACCCGCCACCTCAACCAGGACGGCGCCTGGCCCCACCACGACACCGTCCAACGGCTCCTGGACCGCGTCGAGGTGTCCATCGCCGAGCTGGACACCGCCGTCGCCCAGGTCACAGAGGCGCGGTGA
- a CDS encoding DUF2637 domain-containing protein → MTKQTAERYALVAAGTVIIALTAGGFWLSYAHLAEVAGQHGLKSSPIRQWAWPATLDAFIVAGELLMLRAGLRRVTDGWAIGLTATGSVGSIVLNVAGVSGASTSGAKPLLDYVVAAVPPTAALLAFGVLMRQIHQLVDRPADRPGSASVQAPEPPSQVSEGKPRGGRPASASVEELAEIGRIAAAEHGKLTRDLLRMAVRDRGLTIGSERVTDVMKILKPELEANADTSSASG, encoded by the coding sequence ATGACCAAACAGACCGCCGAGCGATATGCACTCGTCGCGGCCGGAACCGTCATCATCGCCCTGACCGCCGGTGGATTCTGGCTCTCCTACGCGCACCTCGCCGAGGTCGCCGGGCAGCACGGACTCAAGAGCTCCCCCATCCGCCAATGGGCCTGGCCAGCGACCTTGGACGCGTTCATCGTTGCGGGAGAGCTGCTGATGCTTCGCGCGGGCCTGCGCCGGGTCACCGATGGGTGGGCCATCGGTCTCACGGCCACCGGGTCGGTCGGCTCCATCGTGCTGAACGTAGCCGGGGTCAGCGGTGCCAGCACCTCCGGCGCGAAGCCCCTGCTCGATTACGTGGTCGCCGCCGTACCTCCGACCGCCGCGCTGCTGGCCTTCGGGGTCCTCATGCGACAGATCCACCAGCTCGTCGACCGTCCCGCTGACCGCCCGGGCTCCGCGTCCGTCCAAGCGCCGGAACCGCCTTCCCAGGTTTCGGAGGGCAAGCCTCGCGGTGGCCGTCCGGCGAGTGCCTCGGTCGAGGAGCTTGCGGAGATCGGCCGGATCGCCGCCGCTGAGCACGGCAAGCTCACCCGGGACCTTCTCCGAATGGCCGTTAGAGACAGGGGACTGACGATCGGCAGCGAGCGGGTGACCGACGTGATGAAGATCCTCAAGCCCGAACTCGAAGCCAACGCGGACACCTCCTCGGCCAGCGGCTGA
- a CDS encoding DnaB-like helicase N-terminal domain-containing protein: MSKPTGIGPANTTPLTSHLPRPMAPDTTSGTPLPMQHDADAEMAVLGSCMYQSAVIDAVRQVLDPGDFYQPAHTTIWHALLQLRKEGAPTDAIALSHQLKSTGDLTRVGGPPYLHTLASAASVGSGAEYYADIVRHHADLRALQATAVRVLQGATAPGADPAEVRSLLTASLSEAADRARRSSGGRLQRYAVDGWSFVTDTPASTAPVWGTPGKTAWASGESLMLVGPPGVGKSTIAQQIVLARLGLLAQVLDMPVQQGEKVLYIAADRPSQLARAFTRVVDQAHQDVLRQRLVFWSGPLPASLNAEPQLLTELAAEHGADTVVIDSLKDVVGKLTDDEAGLAYNNARQQLLRDGIELLELHHQRKQGPDASRNQRPVLDQVYGSAWFTAGAGSVLFLNGAAGDPVVQLHHLKTVDDEIGPLPVIHDHPRGTSRVDTSLDPLTLLRQAGTHGLTARQLATQTTGEANPRPADLAKARRRLEALTKSGHAIQETGAGGGAGGGQATRWTAATRHISAVS; encoded by the coding sequence ATGTCCAAGCCTACGGGCATCGGGCCAGCCAACACCACACCCCTGACCTCGCACCTCCCCCGCCCCATGGCGCCGGATACCACCTCCGGCACGCCTCTGCCGATGCAGCACGACGCCGACGCCGAGATGGCCGTGCTCGGGTCGTGCATGTATCAGAGCGCCGTCATCGACGCGGTCCGCCAGGTGCTGGATCCGGGCGACTTCTACCAGCCCGCGCACACCACCATCTGGCACGCATTGCTTCAGCTGCGGAAGGAAGGTGCGCCCACCGATGCGATCGCCCTCTCCCACCAGCTGAAATCCACGGGCGACCTCACCCGCGTCGGCGGCCCCCCATACCTGCACACCCTGGCCTCCGCGGCATCGGTGGGCTCCGGCGCCGAGTACTACGCCGATATCGTGCGCCACCACGCCGACCTGCGCGCCCTACAGGCCACAGCGGTCCGTGTCCTCCAAGGCGCCACCGCACCCGGAGCGGACCCCGCAGAGGTCCGCAGCCTGCTGACAGCCTCGCTGAGCGAGGCAGCCGACCGCGCCCGCCGCAGCTCAGGAGGACGGCTTCAGCGCTACGCCGTCGATGGCTGGTCCTTCGTCACCGACACCCCCGCCAGCACCGCCCCCGTCTGGGGCACACCGGGGAAGACAGCCTGGGCGTCGGGCGAGAGCCTGATGCTGGTCGGCCCGCCCGGGGTCGGCAAGTCCACGATTGCCCAGCAAATCGTCCTCGCCCGGCTCGGCCTGCTCGCCCAAGTCCTGGACATGCCCGTCCAGCAGGGCGAGAAGGTCCTCTACATCGCCGCGGACCGGCCGAGCCAGCTCGCCCGCGCCTTCACCCGCGTCGTGGACCAAGCCCACCAGGACGTTCTTCGCCAGCGCCTGGTTTTCTGGTCCGGCCCGCTGCCCGCGTCCCTCAACGCCGAGCCCCAGCTGCTCACCGAGCTGGCCGCCGAGCACGGCGCGGACACCGTCGTGATCGACAGCCTCAAGGACGTCGTCGGGAAGCTCACCGACGACGAAGCCGGGCTCGCCTACAACAACGCGCGCCAGCAACTGCTGCGCGACGGCATCGAGCTGCTCGAACTGCACCACCAGCGCAAGCAAGGCCCTGACGCCTCGCGCAACCAACGACCCGTGCTGGACCAGGTCTACGGGTCCGCGTGGTTCACCGCCGGAGCAGGAAGCGTCCTCTTCCTCAACGGCGCGGCGGGCGACCCGGTGGTCCAGCTCCACCACCTCAAGACCGTCGACGACGAGATCGGCCCCCTGCCGGTTATCCACGACCACCCCCGTGGCACTTCCCGCGTCGACACCAGCCTCGACCCGCTCACCCTGCTGCGCCAGGCAGGCACTCACGGGCTCACCGCCCGCCAGCTCGCCACGCAGACGACCGGTGAGGCCAACCCCCGCCCCGCGGACCTCGCCAAGGCCCGGCGCCGCCTGGAGGCCCTCACCAAGAGCGGACATGCCATCCAGGAGACCGGCGCCGGAGGCGGGGCGGGCGGCGGCCAGGCCACCCGCTGGACCGCCGCCACCCGCCACATCAGCGCCGTGTCCTGA